In Alkalibaculum bacchi, the genomic stretch TATTGTTTTAGAGAGAGGGCAAGATGTAACCAGCAGAAAAGAGGATATTGACTCGTTTTGGAATAATGGACATCTTCAATCCAATAGTAATGTGCAATTTGGTGAGGGAGGGGCAGGCAGCTTTTCTGATGGAAAATTGACCACTAGGGTAAAAGACCCTTTAAATAGAGAAATTCTTCAATGCTTTGTAAACCATGGTGCTCCAGAAGAAATCCTATATCTTCATAAACCTCATGTAGGCACAGATATACTCAGGAATGTAATTAAAAACATTCGTCAAGAGATTATTTCATTAGGAGGACAAGTTTTATTTAACTCCTGTATGACAGACATTATTGTAGAAGGACAAAGGATAGTCGGAGTAGAAGTCAATAACAAAGATCGTTACGAAACAGAGCATCTTATTTTAGCAATAGGGCATAGTGCAAGAGACACTTATGAACTCATTGGGAAGAAGAAGGCAAATCTTGAAGCAAAAGGCTTTGCTATTGGTCTAAGGATAGAACATCCACAGAGCTTAATTAATAAAGCACAATATGGAGAGCATTGGCAAAGTTCTTATTTAAAAGCTGCAGATTATCAACTTACTTATCGAGATGAGGAAACAGGTAGAGGTGTCTATAGTTTTTGTATGTGTCCAGGAGGTTTAGTAATAGCTTCTTCTTCAGAGGATGGAGGGGTAGTTACTAATGGAATGAGTTATTATTCTCGTGGCGAAGAAAATGCCAATAGTGCTATTGTAGTCAATATTAGCCCTGCTGATTTTCATCACGACCCTATAAAGGGCATAGAATTCCAAAGAAAATACGAAAGACTTGCTTTTGAGCTAGGTGGAAAAAACTATAATGCACCAATTCAACTAGTAGGAGATTTTTTAGAGGATAAAGAGTCTGTAGCCATTGGAGATGTAAAACCTACTTATACACCAGGTATAACGCTTTCTAATGTAGCATTAGCTTTACCCCACTATGTGTCAAGCTCTATTAGGCATGCACTGCCACACTTTAATCAAAAGCTAAAAGGCTTTAGTACCTACGATGCCATACTAACAGGAGTGGAAACCAGAACCTCATCACCTCTAAGAATTTTAAGAGACAAAACAACAAGAGAATCGCTAAACATCAAAGGTCTCTACCCAATAGGCGAAGGCGCTGGCTACGCTGGAGGCATTATGAGTGCAGCGCTAGATGGACTCAAATGTGCTTACTTTTTAGCTGAAAGCTAAAAAAGGTGGTCAGGAAAAACAAAACTCGCCTTCGGGCGAGGTAAAGACCAAGCTCCTGCTTAAGTCATCCTGAGCGCTAGCGAAGGATCTCTACTTACTACCTAATAAAAAATAAGCTATATACTTGAAGGGTTTTAACTCTCAATTCTAAATTGTAAATTCTCAATTGTGCGCAAAGCCTACGAAGGATCTAAGACCCGAAAGGAATACCCAAGAAAGTTTTTGCTTACTACCTCAAGAAGTTCCGCTTTCCGCTAAGCGTAGTTCCTTATTGC encodes the following:
- a CDS encoding NAD(P)/FAD-dependent oxidoreductase produces the protein MNYKISNIKIPIQEMTDDILQYVSNKLGLKRDNISNFKILSKSIDARKSRQGELSFIYTIELNYPKDLTKIKSKWQISKNDEKTIPPLIHKIDKNTFHKPPVIVGFGPAGIFAALKLAQLGANPIVLERGQDVTSRKEDIDSFWNNGHLQSNSNVQFGEGGAGSFSDGKLTTRVKDPLNREILQCFVNHGAPEEILYLHKPHVGTDILRNVIKNIRQEIISLGGQVLFNSCMTDIIVEGQRIVGVEVNNKDRYETEHLILAIGHSARDTYELIGKKKANLEAKGFAIGLRIEHPQSLINKAQYGEHWQSSYLKAADYQLTYRDEETGRGVYSFCMCPGGLVIASSSEDGGVVTNGMSYYSRGEENANSAIVVNISPADFHHDPIKGIEFQRKYERLAFELGGKNYNAPIQLVGDFLEDKESVAIGDVKPTYTPGITLSNVALALPHYVSSSIRHALPHFNQKLKGFSTYDAILTGVETRTSSPLRILRDKTTRESLNIKGLYPIGEGAGYAGGIMSAALDGLKCAYFLAES